The Camelus dromedarius isolate mCamDro1 chromosome 1, mCamDro1.pat, whole genome shotgun sequence genome has a window encoding:
- the CISD2 gene encoding CDGSH iron-sulfur domain-containing protein 2, which translates to MVLESVARIVKVQLPAYLKRLPVPESITGFARLTVSEWLRLLPFLGVLALLGYLAVRPFLPKKRQQKDSLINLKIQKENPKVVNEINIEDLCLTKAAYCRCWRSKTFPACDGSHNKHNELTGDNVGPLILKKKEV; encoded by the exons ATGGTGCTGGAGAGCGTGGCCCGCATCGTGAAGGTGCAGCTCCCCGCCTATCTTAAGCGGCTTCCAGTCCCCGAGAGCATTACTGGGTTCGCCCGGCTCACAG TTTCAGAATGGCTTCGGTTATTGCCTTTCCTTGGTGTGCTCGCGCTACTTGGCTACCTTGCAGTTCGTCCGTTCCTCCCGAAGAAAAGGCAACAGAAGGATAGCTTGATTAATCttaaaatacaaaaggaaaatccCAAAGTGGTGAATGAAATAAACATTGAAGATTTGTGTCTTACTAAAGCAGCTTATTGTAGGTGTTGGCGTTCTAAGACG tttCCTGCCTGTGATGGTTCACACAATAAACACAATGAATTGACAGGAGATAATGTGGGCCCACTAATactgaagaagaaagaagtaTAA